Genomic DNA from Prunus persica cultivar Lovell chromosome G1, Prunus_persica_NCBIv2, whole genome shotgun sequence:
GCATCTTCTTCTGAAAATTTATATTGACAGTGATTGGTTCTTATCGGGTATCAATTTGTAATACATTTCACATTGTTGATATTTTATTGATATACATTACAAATTCTCAAACAAATATAAAGGCCACAATATTAGGTACTGTAAATTAGTATCCGATACCAAACACATTTTTACCCTTATTATGTTTTTGCAAAACAAAATGCAAGCAAATTTGGTACGAATACCGTAAAAAGGAATGatgatgttttaatttttttgccatatatatatatatatttgcagAAATGTTCGATACAAGTTCTTGGGGGAGCTCTGGATCCTGGGTCGGCTGGTTACATCACAGCACAGGGAAGAGACAATCCAAATGATGCAAGTGGGTTTGTGTTCAAGGATTGCAAGGTGTCTGGAACAGGTTCCACCTTCTTGGGCAGGGCATGGAGAGGTTACTCTAGAGTCATTTTCTACAACTCCAATTTTTCACAAGTGGTTGTGCCTCAAGGCTGGGATGCTTGGCATTTCCAAGGCAATGAGTAAGATCTCTCActtctaattataattaacacactaattttaattaaacttaataGTGCACCaacccttttttccttttcaaaaatACTATCCTTAGGTGTTACCAATTTCCCATATCCACAACAATTtcgttttccttttcattttgtctAGTTTTCTAACTTTTAGTCACCAAATATTatgacaactaaaatacaatcattttccttttctagaCCATAATTTCAAGAGTTACCTAactttttcttgaattttagTCTGTCAATAATGTGATAGGTGTTACCAATGTCCCATATCCACAATGATTTCCTTATCGTTTtcattttggctatttttccAACTTTTAGTCGCCAAATACTATGACAACGAAGAATGtaatccttttccttttctaattcacaatcatttcAAGAGTTACCGAactttttctcaaattttagttCGTTAATGATGTGACAGAGATTAAATGGGTGTTCGATttcctaaaaataaatagtgtAAAGTGagtacaaaaatgaaaaaatcaaaCGCTTTGTTGGGTGTGTGTGGCATTTAACAAAGTTTGTAGAGAGAAATTGACaacatttttgtttctgttttatgGAATTCATATGTAACACTTGATTTGGATcctaaatgaaaataaatgttGTGAAATAATGCAGGCACCAATTAACGTATGCAGAGCATGGTTGCTATGGGCCAGGAGCCGACACTGTCAAGCGTGTGGAATGGGAAAAGAAGCTTAATGCTGATACCGTGCGGGAGTTGACAAGCTTGAACTTTATTGATACTGATGGATGGCTCAATGACCAGCctttctaattattttttatatttttttatttaacttcCATTCATTTCAAGCAGTTGTTCTGCAAatcttttattactttttcacTTCCCCATTACATTACTTTTGCAAGATATTAACTCATGAATTTGTAACGTCCAAAGAATTTTCACTTTACCCAATTTGGAAGTGATTTGTTTAATCTGATTATGGAAATATAAGTTTCACTCGCCTTTTTCATATGGAACTTGAACAAATATGTTTGAGAAGTACTTAACACGGGTGCCTCATCCATTTCTCATCCGTTGATGCAAGTGAAGTGCACAATGCATTAGATTGAATGCATGTgaaattcatttgttttctttatatcATTTTCATTCAAATCTTGGCATACATTATTGCAATAGTCTAAACACACAATTTCACCTCTTAATGTCAGTAAATTCACAAATTTGGAATCTTTTCGTCAAATTGGCACGTAGTTTAACACATTTAATCATGTCAAGTGATTTCACACTAACACGATCTATTTAGTAACTTTGCAGCGTTTGGATGTAGCCACATATACTGTAAACTAGAAATTTAAGAGCttaagtggttaagagtaGCTATCCTTGCACCCAATGTCCTATGTTCGAATCCTCATTTCCCCAATATCTTgtctcaaaacaaaacaaacaaaaaaaaaaaaaaaaaggaagaaggaaatTTAAGATGACTTGCTCTTGTTACAAGCTAAACCTATCACtcaaatattttcaaaacaaatagaGAATACTAATAAAAATTCCGTtagaaaagttaaaaagaaaaaatatttctgTAATTCTCGAAGGATTCATGCAATAATAGCCATACAATATTAcgaaattaaaacataaataaatagttgGTCATTTCCTTCTTGAGCATCTCTAACCTTCATTCCACATCAGCTTTGACACATCGGTTGGAGTaatgtgagatgttatttctagCCGTTAAATGTCTATGTGACACTTTTGACACATCGGTTAGAGATGCTCTTATAATGCTGATGTTTTGACAGCAGTCTGTCAACTTATAATAGAACAAATGCAGTAACTTTGGAGTAATAAGTTATTTCATAATCTGAAAGCTGACAATTTTGGATTGATTCTagtaacaaatttttttcataagcTGTTTAAAACTTCAAATGCATGTTGAGACATAACCATATGAGCTCTTCCTCTCAGAACtgaaacaaattattaaaacGAATaaacaggaaaagaaaagtaaaaacaggACAAAACTGGGAAGGGAATGGTTCAGCTTCATGGCAACCTCTTATTCGCTGGGTCCTAATCTTTGAATTTCTTCTGATCTTGAGCATTCATAGCAAAGCCACGTTGCATTTCATCCATCTTCAGAGTTGGCAAATCATCGTTTTACCCAATGTTCCCAAAGATATATGTATCTCTGTTATGAGCATTACAGACAGCCATTCAACTTTATTGTCTGATACAGCATCAAATCTGAGTTCAAGCTTGTAAAAAGGAACTGCTGGTTCACTTGCCATACTGCTCAGAAGCCCACAAATCACTTCAACAACAATACCAACTCCAGAATTCGGAGCCATATGCTTTCTTGGAAACAAAATCGCTGCCAGTACCATCTATACAGTATTATGTGTTGGAACACTTAGATAAAATTTCGTATTCTTGAAATCGTCCAAAAGTGGATTGTATCCGTCCTTGGTTCTTGTCTTCGAGGGCAAGCCAAACTCGTCCATGAATGACGACGTATCAAGCTACATcattatataaatttgattaagAAAAATAGTGTGATTGTTGAGGTTTATGTGCGCAGAGAACTGCTCTCCTGGGCAACAGTTTTTAAGGCCCCCTGAGGAACTATAAATCCAGCAGTAGGATTCATAGCACAATCCCTCAGAAGTAGTTATCCTTTTCCTGTACTTTCTCTTTATTCTTTATCATACATGATTAGGGAAGTTTGGACCTAAGGTCTACCCACTGTCCACCTCATCCACCTAAAACCCCTGCCAAGATTTAGGCAACCACATGCACTTTATCCACATTGAACATGGATATGTGAAGGGCAACTTGATTGCCCTGATATCTAAACCATATATTTTTGAAGCAAGCTACCTAGGACCAAATGAATTTGTGTCCGCGTGAATTGTAATTTATCTTATAGCTTCCAGAAACAAAAACGCTACATGACAATAGAATTGAACTCACTGTAATTGTTCGCCTCTTCTTCCCTTCCTTGGACGACAGATCTTTCTGCAGTTTCAGCCATCCAGAACAGTAATGGTCAATACGTTCCAAAAGCCAAAATTCAGTGGGGAAAAATATGTCAGCATCCCCctgaaaacaaaccaaaatcatAACTTTAGTTTCATAAAAAGCTGGTCACCTTTAAAAGTTAGCAGTACTAGTAGTAATGATTATAACTATtgtaacaacaacaacaaaccaaaatcataaactttAGTTTCATAAAAAGCTGGTCACCTTTAAAACTAAGCAGTAGTAGTAGTAATGatagtaataataattataactacaacaacaacaaccacaataataataataataataataactttgAAAGACAGTACACAGTGACCTTGAAAGCAGAAGAAAGTTGAGCATACAGAGAGTTTATCACTGAAGCAGTGACTACATAAACATTGCACTCAAGGAGGTTATTCAGAACTACAGCAATCAGCATAATTTCTTACAATACAACTTGATTGTGGTCATAACAAACAATGGAATTTTAGAAAACCCAAGTTCTCTCACAGGCTAATGATCATTCTACAGTAATATCAAACTGtcgtttctttcttctccccTCAGGAAGAAGGTTTACATTGTCAGGTTTGCACGGTTGAGCAATCTGGATATCAGATAGCAATAGAAATGATTGCACAATGCTTCAAACCACATGCTACAGAAATGATGACCTAATGCCTTGACCAATTTTTGTTCAGGATCCAGCCTAATACCATAAAAATTGCTATGGCAGGCATAAAAAAGAGAAGTTAATTCTGTGAAGGAAGTAAGTTTAGAAACCAAAAAACTCTTAGGATTTTGATTCTAGCAGTCATAGCATTAAGGGCCAAGGGGGGTTATTAGGAATATCACTACAAAGATTCAGCCCTACTTTCAAAATACTAAACAATCAAAGGATTTTCAAGGTCCACCACTAAATGTCATAAATCCTTAAGTCTACAGGTTTTAAGCAAAATGGAATGAGAATTACGTAATCAAGTTCAACTACTCATTGACCCAACCTCTAACCATATGTGCTGTGAAAAACAAGGGGAAACAAACTAGGAGACAGAAAAACCAAGCCTCGGATCTAATAGCAAAGCAAGTCATGCTTTCAAGCAATCCAAAttcttaatatatatacatacagagagcttccattgagggatccctcaaataagcttatttgaggggcatccttgtagggcccactctgcattgtatttcactaatccaaaccgtcctttttagataatcattcaaagatcgtctctacaaaaaatcacttgaatccgatatcatttgaccactcaattgagttattgaaattttagtacttttttgaagcaccgtgttcattgattttgtatgacacaattggatgtcgaaacggtttctgatttgtctaactttttgcaaggatgatctatgaatgtagacttaaaaaatagatggtttggatcgttggaaaaaaaattcataggagaccctaaagggtgtccctcaaataaaattatttgagggatccctcaaaaaattcatatatatatatatatatctgtacAAGTGCTACTACTAGATACATCCATACAACATTCCTAGCCACATTGCCATACTTCTAGTGATGTATCTAATTGCAGAAAAATCAGCACAAAACAGAAGCAGTATATCTGAGGCCATTTATGGAAATTCGCACAACCAtgacatattaaaatgaaatcaaaacAACAGCGTACCCTTGCATCTAGATAACTGCTATAATCTGAGCTGCTGCCATCTTTCTGCAGATAGAAAGGATCAAACCAGGATTACCAAATTGTTACTAAATGCATTTGAAATGCTGTCGTTTACCAGATTTAAACTAGCATATACAATAAGAGAAACACGGAAATAGGAATTTTCAACCAGAGCAGCACCATGGCCACCCCAAAAATACTAAGCCCTCCCaccatatgtgtgtgtgtgtgtgcgctaATTAGAAGTTTATCCTCCTACAATTTCCTCAAATGATATGGTTAACattatagttttaaaaaattagataaaaaaaagaggagaacaTGAAAACTAGGGCTGCTACAGTTTGTGAGGGGTGGGAAAAGCAGGTGGGTGGGTGGGCATTTCACACAATCCTGGAATAGAGACTAAAAGAAAACCGGCCTCTGCATGAATCCTAACATCTTTCTAGATAATTTAGCTCATCAGGTTCCTAGGTGACTACATGCTGTGTTTTATGCTCCTATTATGatctgttttttatatttcttttactaGGAATTTTGTGTCAATCATACCATTACAAATGCAGTAgttggaattttgaaatgaTCATGAATGTTTTATTGTAGCCTAAAAGAATTACAGTAGAATTGATAGTTTCAAGGATGACAGGGCATTTCAAGAGTGACCTTCCCTGTTCCTTTGTAGAGCTGGGGAGTGTGGACCTAAAATTAGGTGAGTGTTGCACCAAAGAGGCACACATATAAATACTCAAAGTATAATTTCCAATCACAAAGGACAAACTGGATGCACCCAAATAATATAGAATGTTACGTGAAAGTGtccaataatataataataatgataatacTCGGTCTTTATACCTTGGTTGAAACCAATGGAGCTCTTTCACCAAGTATTCTTACGTCAGGTAGGTAACTAAAGTCTGAAGCGATTAAAGACATCTTTGGTAGCACGTCATGCAAAACTTCAAGCAGTTTCTGGATGTTCAAAGACAACATTATTGCTCGAATtcattagaaaataaaataaataaaatgaattacCAAACATTTCCTCACCAAGCAACCAGTTGGCAGCCAACATCTTTGAGGTTTTGGAAAGACTTTAGACCAAACACTTTTTGCTTTTAGTATTGCACTGCTTTGAGAATCATGTTTTTTGTCCAAATTGATGATCTCAACACATCGTTTAATTAGTGAGTCTTGCAATGGCTTATACAATTCAGACAGTGTTTCCCTATTAGCAAAAACCTTAATCAGTAAAACTGAAATCATGTTCCCACAGTGAACAGTTCAATGAACAAAATGATGGAGTAGAAATGTATTTCAGGTGCTAAATATGCTGATTTCAAAATAAACTTGAGcataagtattttatgtgcCACCTCTAATCCGATATTTGCATGTTATCACATACCACATCGGAAGCATCCTGTTTAACTCATTAGTCATAGTTGTAaagatattgacttacttgaGTTGGAaacactttcttttttaaaacaagcaaataaattaTCACAAGCTACTTCAACCTCCAGTTATACTAGAATGAGTAAACATAATAaccaatatgaaaaatcagcAAATGCTGTCATACCCCACAATTTTCCAAAGATAACAGATGAGACACAATGATGGTATTGGAGAATGAAAGATGTCAGTCCCCAAGGTAAAATAAAACTGTAGCAGAATATAAATCTTGACCCAATGAGCCTCCATATATTTTCTGTCTACAGTAACTCTACCATCCTCAGccgggaaaaagaaaacttcaaattttcagGGTTTAGCCCAAGAATAATACAGATATTGATGTATACTCCATTGACAATAACTTTAGAAAAATGGTTGCAGGCTGAACAATCACTTTAACAAAGAGTGATCTTGAAAAAACACATTTGTACTCAATCAGTGCGCGAACGTTTAGATAGAAATACAGCCAGACTTTATGGATACTGCTGCAAGATGTTGCTTACCTATCCTGTTGCTTCTCTACCCATACTTCCATCCATGGGGAAACTTGATTTTCTGAGTAGATAAGATCATGTGGAAGATTATCAAGTACCTGTAAATATAAAGAGACAAATCTGACGATGTCGGACCACAAATTGATTCGCTGAAACTCATTTAGAGAAACAATAGAAACTTCCACGTAAGAATCTTTATCGTCCACTATTCTAATAGTACAATAAGTGAGCACAGGCACAATAGAGTCAATATAGGACAAAACATACCTCAAGCATTATTACCCAACATGGTTGTTGCTCCGCATCTCctatcaaataataaaatatatatgaaataagACATACAAAACAGCTGCACTCTGAAAGTTCCGTATAAGACAAACTAAAGATAACGAAATATCTGAAAAGTCACAGACACCATACCCCATCCACTCCGGTCAGTAGCATCACGACATTCTACTCGAAACTTTGATAAGTGACTACGGACTTCTCCAACAGTTTCTCTTTGTATCTCAGCCAGCGAGGGACTGACTTCAACTGAGCTACAGTTTTACATGATTATAGTCAGCAAATATGCAGACACGCAACcagaatataaaaaatttatgtttcCAATTATTTCAGGTAAtgataataaaattttgtaatgTTGAATACAAGTATTTAGTTAAAGCATCTGCACTATATTTAGGCATTTAATTGGCATGGCAAATGTAAACAAATGAGATGGTGGCAAAAGGAGTAGAAAAAGAGAATCGACGGGAAGAGAAATGTTATGTCATTTCATGGGTTTGTTGTGAATATAGACGATTATATTGCTCTTAATGTCAAAGGTGAAGTTATCTTTCTAACTCTTTGCTCAGATTCCATCAAAATGCTCAAGGGCATTAACGGTCAGAAAAATAATGCTTCAATCACTTTTGACCATTTCCTCACTCCAGTGACAGATCAAAATTGCAGGCATGATATAATGTCAGATGGATAGCTCAAATAAGGCACATCAAGTAAAACAAAGCTGTTGACAAATAGTTTCATGAGGTTTTATCAGGGTCGCAGACATTAGGAGTATGGAATACTTATTCATGTTACATGGAGGTATAGTCAAGCACATACATGTAAGTCATATTGTTGTAAACTCTTGGCGGTGCATTCAGCATGATGTAATCCATAATTCCCTTTGCACAAGTTCCTGATCCACCACCAATTTCATATATCTGAGTGCACATTATAAAATGACAGATTAAATTGTAGCCTACTTGTATTAAACAAGTGGATGAGGAACATTTAAGGGCATGATTAATGTATCACCAAAATAAGAGTaacataaatgaaaaagatCAAAGATCTGGTGCCTagaaacataaacaaagaatTTTAAATTGTGTAAGTTGCAAGCAAACTACCATGTCCTGCCTACAATGCTAGATTGAAAAACAGAAGCATTCACGGGACTTCATCTTGTAATCTAGAAACCAAAGTATTTAGGGAGATTACACATAGCGACAGAATCCTGTCTTTGATTGAAATTACTTACTCCAGCTTGATTATATATAAACCATTAATTTGCATCACTTtacaagaaaatcaagaaattcGTGATGTAAGCTTGAGGAAAAAATCTTGCAACTTATCACATCcagcaaaaacagaaaatcatCACTATTCCTCTATGACTGTAGTAAAAGATTGACTAGGCAGCTTTGAGGATATAACCTCACTTAGCTTCTTCTTTCATCTGAGGTATCATCAATCATTTGTAGTACTCGGTCACTTatggttttcaatttgaacGGCTCAGTTTAAAGACTATAGACTCTTGGGAAAACAAAGCaattatagattttacaaGGAAAAATCACAAACAGAACTACATTCTTTCAgtttcaagaacaaaaggGAAAGGAAGTACGCTTAATCAAGATACTACAGACATTAGTTAAAGCTCTAGAACATTATGCTTTTATTCATTGTTAGTCCAAACTTTTCTTTGGTGAAAGGAAAAACTGGACTCTCAATAAAAGCATCCAAAAAATTTACTACAAATttttaggttttattttttgccatATAAAACAAATGTGTGCATGCAACAATTAATAATCAGAATATGGTACtatcatataaaaaatgaga
This window encodes:
- the LOC18791386 gene encoding uncharacterized protein LOC18791386 isoform X2, which codes for MQYLDKIYKESEVSWFTPVEIFKPWYAHGIAEAIMRTANLSVPLKIYEIGGGSGTCAKGIMDYIMLNAPPRVYNNMTYISVEVSPSLAEIQRETVGEVRSHLSKFRVECRDATDRSGWGDAEQQPCWVIMLEVLDNLPHDLIYSENQVSPWMEVWVEKQQDRETLSELYKPLQDSLIKRCVEIINLDKKHDSQSSAILKAKSVWSKVFPKPQRCWLPTGCLKLLEVLHDVLPKMSLIASDFSYLPDVRILGERAPLVSTKKDGSSSDYSSYLDARGDADIFFPTEFWLLERIDHYCSGWLKLQKDLSSKEGKKRRTITLDTSSFMDEFGLPSKTRTKDGYNPLLDDFKNTKFYLSVPTHNTV
- the LOC18791386 gene encoding uncharacterized protein LOC18791386 isoform X1; this translates as MMLCRALRPKNLPLLFHKPKVNPCELWGAPFGSLFSTHIVGDKPILVRDFIHSALYDPKHGYFSQRSKSVGVLPRAIKFNQLEGRKGYMQYLDKIYKESEVSWFTPVEIFKPWYAHGIAEAIMRTANLSVPLKIYEIGGGSGTCAKGIMDYIMLNAPPRVYNNMTYISVEVSPSLAEIQRETVGEVRSHLSKFRVECRDATDRSGWGDAEQQPCWVIMLEVLDNLPHDLIYSENQVSPWMEVWVEKQQDRETLSELYKPLQDSLIKRCVEIINLDKKHDSQSSAILKAKSVWSKVFPKPQRCWLPTGCLKLLEVLHDVLPKMSLIASDFSYLPDVRILGERAPLVSTKKDGSSSDYSSYLDARGDADIFFPTEFWLLERIDHYCSGWLKLQKDLSSKEGKKRRTITLDTSSFMDEFGLPSKTRTKDGYNPLLDDFKNTKFYLSVPTHNTV